Proteins encoded by one window of Anaerosalibacter sp. Marseille-P3206:
- a CDS encoding response regulator, with protein sequence MPKIYCVEDDESIRELIIYALKNSGFEAEGFEEGEEFFSRLNFSKPDLVILDLMLPGEDGLTILRKIRNDADTREMPVIILTAKSTEYDKVKGLDMGSDDYVTKPFGVMELISRIKAVLRRTSMKEKDENVLILEGICLDYHKRIVTVDDEPINLTYKEFELLYYLLKNKDIVHTRENLMNQIWGFDFEGETRTVDVHIGTLRKKLGDYGELIQTVRNVGYKVGELN encoded by the coding sequence ATGCCTAAAATTTATTGTGTGGAAGATGATGAGAGTATTAGAGAACTTATAATCTATGCGTTAAAAAATAGTGGATTTGAAGCAGAAGGTTTTGAAGAAGGAGAGGAGTTTTTTTCTAGACTTAATTTTTCTAAGCCAGATTTAGTCATACTAGATCTTATGCTTCCCGGGGAAGATGGCCTTACTATTTTGCGAAAGATAAGAAACGATGCAGATACTAGAGAAATGCCAGTTATTATACTAACAGCAAAATCAACTGAATATGACAAGGTAAAAGGTCTAGATATGGGCTCAGATGACTATGTTACAAAACCCTTTGGCGTAATGGAGTTGATATCAAGAATAAAGGCTGTTTTAAGACGAACTTCAATGAAAGAAAAAGATGAGAATGTATTGATATTAGAAGGAATTTGTCTTGATTATCATAAGAGAATAGTAACAGTAGATGATGAGCCTATTAATTTAACTTACAAAGAATTTGAACTACTATACTATTTACTAAAGAACAAAGATATAGTTCACACAAGAGAAAATTTGATGAATCAAATATGGGGATTTGATTTTGAAGGAGAAACTAGGACAGTTGATGTACACATAGGAACCCTTAGAAAAAAATTAGGTGATTATGGGGAATTAATACAGACTGTAAGAAATGTGGGTTACAAAGTAGGTGAACTAAATTGA